The Salvelinus fontinalis isolate EN_2023a unplaced genomic scaffold, ASM2944872v1 scaffold_0041, whole genome shotgun sequence genome segment aatccacagggaagaaatctcactgctgctctgactgtgggaagagattcacctcctcatcaggcattaaaattcatcagagaatccacacaggagagaaaccttatagctgtgatcaatgtgggaagagtttttctacttCTGGCTATcggacagtgcaccagagaacacacacaggagataaaccttatagctgttatcaatgtgggatgagttttgCTGCATCTAgtgatctgacagtgcaccagagaacacacactggagagaaaccatatagctgtgatcaatgtgggaagaggtttACTAAATCTAGCAGTCTGactaaacaccagagaacacacacaggagagaaaccttatacctgtgatcaatgtgggaagagttttactacatctggctctctgactttacaccagagaacacacacaggagagaaaccttatagctgtgatcaatgtgggaagagttttactacatctgtctctctgactttacaccagagaacacacacaggagagaaaccttatagctgtgatcaatgtgggaagagtttttgtcaatctggccaactgacagtgcaccagagaacacacacaggagagaaaccttatagctgtgatcaatgtgggaagagttttgctacttctggctatctgacagtgcaccagagaatacacacaggagataaaccttatagctgttatcaatgtgggaagagttttgctgcatctagctctctgacagtgcaccagagaacacacacaggagagccaATGTATAGCTGTGACCAGAGataatctgataaaagatctctgactaatcatcagaaaatacatgaaggagttgtttcatgatatcaattaaatgatgtcacaatgtagaatgatgtaacattgtagtaggagtattttaatgatgtcacaatgtagaaccctaaacgtttgtcccctgttctattgatttcaacatgatatggatattagcctcaggggggaaatccaggctctgaattaaAAGAGTACTATTTTTGAGATTTAGtaagtacacattattcccagattccgtgtggtttttgagctgttagttttaacaggacgtgcaacctcatctccctcctgtcaCATAAATGATTTTAGCATGATATCGATTagttatgacaaataagtgttgcgttcttttgtttagcgaccccctacatttaaatgcattccaacatcacgtacaacctgatttcccccctaattgatatcagtgatttattgctacttgtcaaaacaacactgtttctggtgcttgtgcagtttataaggagcttgtttaaaaaaatacaataaatatgattattgtggcagatgtttgtgtaaatagcacaTGTTATGTTTAGGTTTCTGCAAATTgattattgatttggacacattaaaactgtgttttgacattgaggCTATCCCACCTAGCACAATGTAATTGAAAAGACGTTGAAAATAAGACTGCAATCAAcaacaaatttttattttattttttattataccatgcctttttttaaacattttttattataCCATGCCTTACCATTAAGTTAATTATTGACAATACATATTATcaaaggggtgtacatttggtTTTGGTAATTCATGTttacaattcatgtaactttttagtaatcataattatttatgcaatCAACTGACAATTTTCGGGTATAaatatattgacattgttgcctTTCTTTTAGAATAGcagggttcattctcagatgtgccaacccaaatgtactagagcatgacattggggactgggtcccgatccaacaacatgcctatcgagtgatccctgtaaagagagagaagcttcgcagtgaggtggaaagttactacggatattgcaggagtttcctcttgaaatcagacaagTCTGTTgtaaggacaacttggttgctgattgtctcaagagTTAAAAAGATTTGTGGTTTGCGTTTAGACGGtgcgttgccatggatcacaatttattttgactgcgcgtttttccgtattggagatgagttttgtttgggctcatgaagcattgtagttgataaTGTGAAATGGAAATTGTTTTCTGttgtccaacaaaaatataggatatatttTTTGTCTTaaggggaaggtgttacaggctttggtttttccatttatgttttgaggttggactttagcacgtatagctcgttaacATGTAGGacacactgattggtgtcacctcgttagtcagtatgtgttacacctgtgctggcttgtccatctcgttagtgggaaggtgtttcacctgagctggtccaggttctatttaagagtgtctggcccagtgctccagttgtcttgatagatgtggagagtcaacacctttagttgctccacctttttggtttgcttcctgtctttaagtttggtgtggatttttcttttgtttgcatcttcttgggcagatttagtgggtcttatggtgggtgtcttttaggtcccagttgttgttactagtcaactttcagtggacacccccatagtgaCTTTCAGAGCCCAtcctaaaaaacaagcttatatttttggattggatattttaatattttaatcaatggcatttccttaggaTGCTCATTAGTCTTTAAGTTGGTATTAttgttttttatcctcttatgtttgtgtactaaatattcctgtttattttcattgttttctcctgagaagccattgtgttgcatgtctgaaatgtgctgtataaataaagcttgatttgatttcaacaaatgaatccaatgactgaccaatcaacagactgatggtccatcttagtatgaaaaacagtatcacttttccagcctgctgaaggcgtggtggagtggtaaacaccaccccggctctaccaggggcttgaggtggtctcccacagctctgctggtggagtggtaaacaccacccccggctctaccaggggcttgaggtggtctcccacagctctgcttatgtcatgttctgtggccttgctgttccatttcttgactgcccctgcaacacagaaataaacacatttagtcattatataaaacactcaaagtaatggatatggagcatctacagcctcagttacacctggcacctaaatgtgacttctgtcatctgatcgctccaagctgcattaggttcagatctaccaggatggtCCTTTGACGCAGTCAGGCCACCGAATATGCataagcaatgtaaagagatgtggggaaaagtacattttaCACACATTACCTTCATAAATCAAATGTTATAGGTCACAGGCAGATGTTATTGTAGTGAAATGCTAGACAAGACAAGTAGGCacacaatggattatggtcattgtagttaattcaTTTTTATgagctaaactatgtagaatattggcctgttggaaactacaactccctactacatcacacagttcagtctgggtctgatttatctctagagaaactacaactccctactacatcacacagttcaggctggatctgatttatctctagagaaactacaactccctactacatcacacagttcagtctggatctgatttatctctagagaaactacaactccctactacatcacacagttcagactggatctgatttatctcttgagaaactacaactccctactacatcacacagttcaggctgggtctgatttatctctagagaaactacaactccctactacatcacacagttcaggctgggtcTGATTTATCTCCAGACTAGCTCTAGTACATCTCTAGACTAGTTCCAGACACACCCTCTGGGCAGACAGGCCAACGGCGCTTGCTTGCCCCAATTCGGGGAACCATTGATCTACTTCAGAGGAACTGTGTCTAGAGTGACTTCCTGTTGTTTTGACACCTCACTGTAAAACTAGAATAACTAGCTGTTGCTACATAACGAGACGACCAATTCACAGTtagtctgtgtctctttctccacacacggacacacaccaaGATCACGTGTTTTCTATATGCACAAGATAGTTTGACTATATAAGtgcaacagtataactttagaccgtcccctcgccccgacacgggcgcgaaccagggaccctctgcacacatcaacaacggtcgcccacgaagcatcgttacccatcgctccacaaaggccgcggcccttgcagagcaaggggaaaccctacgccatttcacatccgttacacctacacagaactgaactgttACATAAGGCTTCTGAACTCCTTGTGTCATCAAGCTCTCGGCCTTCCACCTCAGAGTGTAGGGCTGACCAGCTACATTATTGCAATTCTTATCAAATAAAggttgattgtttgaagaaatgacaaagtcTCTCCTGATTGGTTAGAATTTCCACCACAATGTGCAGTAGGCTTTTTTCAATACCAACAATGATAGACCAGACTGAGTACAGAATGAATgactgactgcccggttcaacatcagttcaccgtctcacatcatactgtattggagcagcagcagctgactgcccagttcaacatcagttcaccgtctcacctcatactgtattagaaaagcagcagctgactgctcggttcaacatcagttcaccgtctcacctcatactgtattggagcagcagcagccgACTGCcctgttcaacatcagttcaccgtctcacctcatactgtattggagcagcagcagctgactgcccagttcaacgtcagttcaccttctcacctcatactgtattggagcagcagcagctgactgcccggttcaacgtcagttcaccgtctcacctcatactgtattggagcagcagcagctgactgccctgttcaacatcagttcaccgtctcacctcatactgtattggagcagcagcagctgactgcccggttctgtactggagcagcagcagctgactgcccggttcaacgtcagttcaccgtctcacctcatactgtattggagcagcagcagctgactgcccagttcaacggtagttcaccgtctcacctcatactgtactggagcagcagcagctgactgccctgttcaacatcagttcaccgtctcacctcatactgtactggagcagcagcagctgactgccctgttcaacatcagttcaccgtctcacctcatactgtactggagcagcagcagctgactgccctgttcaacatcagttcaccgtctcacctcatactgtactggagcagcagcagctgactgcccggttcaacggtagttcaccgtctcacctcatactgtgaGGTGagatactatcccattttggaaatgtTACATGGTCAATActgtcccattttggaaacgttacatggtcaatactgtcccattttggaaacgttacatggtcaatactatcccattttggaaacgttacatggtcaatactgtcccattttggaaacgttacatggtcaatactgtcccattttggaaacgttacatggacaatactatcccattttggaaacgttacatggacaatactgtcccattttggaaacgttacatggacaatactatcccattttggaaatgtTACATGTACGATActgtcccattttggaaacgttacatggacaatactatcccattttggaaacgttacatgtccgCCCCCTTGTGGAGGTAAATTAATATcttagatggtagctgtagatgggattcaaatgcataatggtattaatacagtgtctagactacctcttttgtataaatgcccttcagaatccaaacacagtattgccacgcagcaaaatgttgcgtataatctttcaagtcagcctgataaaatattgaacaatttgtgtacaaagatatcttgaaatgtgatattaggcctgtatggcagtactgttactgtatggcaGTACTATATTGGCTAGTGCTTTCTCCAATATGTTCTTCTATTTTACATTAcatgttattatatatatatatatatatcatcatATGTCATATgatgtcatatatatatatatgttttagtgCTTGAAAGActattctttgacacattttctcttcctttgaaaTTCTTATAGGACAGAACATGGACACAATGCAATTGGGATCAAGAAGAAGGTACAGATCTGTTGTAGGACAGCTGCATTTGAAGTGTACATTTAACCTACATAGCAGTCAACACAAACTGAAATCTATTAGCAtacaaatgtgtgcaaatgatCTTTTCAGATCTTCTCAGAAATGAATCAAGTCCATGGAATGGATATAGACAAAAAGGTAATTCAAGGACTATCAGAAGTGGAGAGGCGAGGAAGgggtgaggacatcatcctgctattttgacagtccctgaaggacaatacagaagaggtatttgctcttattccttccctttctctaatgTATTTTCATAAAATTAGCAAGTGTAGTAAGATCGTTTCTTTACTTTACTAGGACTCGAGAGCACAACAGTGATTCTGCTCTTGCCCTACCTCTTCAATGAGGACCCGAGTGGCCTTTATGTCCGTGACAAGGTATGCCTATGCACCAATCATCTGTTTCTTCATTAACATAGGTGTGCATGCTGATATAAAACTACAGCTGAACAtttgttatgttctttgtttATTGTATGTGTATTAAtcttttcttacttttgttgacacAGATTTCACCGCTCCTCACTCCTTTACTGCACATCGGCGGAAATCCATTTCACCATGAGAGTGAAATCCCGCTGGCCTTTGATGGGGAGAACATCCACGCCCTCGAGGACGTCCCCAtgggacttggggctctgctaCGGCTGTATTTTAAAATTTATGTTCTAAAGTTACTGTGTTCTGGGGATAAGAGAAGTTGGGGTGAAGTTACCAGGGCCGGTCATAAAGATGGCAAACTTCCTAACATAACTAAGTGGATACGATATACACACTAAAGCTGAAAAATCTGTATTTAGCATCAAGTCTACAATATTGTTAGTTTACCTATGATTTATTTTTaatgtatgttgtttttattgtacatcattattttagattttttaaatgtcatgaaaagcactatacaaagtaaatgtattatttattatggtctgacatgtctgcagaaatgttgcaattttgtcatgtgttttttttttgtaaattgtttTGTAAATATTAATTCACATTTGTGGCGTCACTAAATAAACGTCACTAAATAAAATGAATTATTTATATcagtattgttattattattccccccccaaaaaatagaatggagggtggacagggatttttttttaattaaaatatgtttttgtaaTGCAGGGAGGGTGGACAGGGAGTTCAAAAATGAACCCCAAAAGATTATTTGAGGAACCATtataaggggttcttcaaataacTTATAGGGGTTTCccacaaaaggttcttcaaataaCTTTTAGGGGTTCCCCcccagtttcaatttgaagaacccctactttttatagtgtatattgataaaactcaccttgtccaagagacatttacatagttacacacagccCAATTTGGGATGACTATTTTGGGGCGAAATAGCGGCCACAACAGACAGACCTGATATGGCCCATAATTCAACGTCCTTGGACGTCACGTGCTGACTGGGTATGACCAAAGTTATTCTGTTTAGCTGCACTTTGTAGTACATTTTTACActataataaatgtttctgaTGCCACATAGCCCGTTTTCAAAGGGAGTCGTTGGTTTTTAGAGGCAGTCGCTTTTTAGCTTTTTGTCTGAAATTATTTTCTCAACTGCGATAccaactccagtcagcagatggcgatgtgcgtctttcaggtgaATCTGCCACTGTGACGTATAAACTAGTGGACGGGACACTTCTTCAACATCAACAGCTAGTCAGCCACCTTGGTTCactaactttatggaaaaaggtttattcaataaatctagcaACTCCTCCCATACTGGGAAaatacaggaatacacactcagagcctcctgactgggccctgtttacacctccacacaggaatacacactcagagcctcctgactgggccctgtttacacctccacacaggaatacacactcagagcctcctgactgggccctgtttacacctccacacaggaatacacactcagagcctcctgactgggccctgtttacacctccaaggtgcctccctcacacaggaatacacactacGAGGCTTTTCTAAAAACTACATTTTGCGTGTTTCGCTCACCTCTTTTTTAAAACTAGGTTTGagatgtggtatccactcggctcgctgcctctcagatcaaaggtgggtcCATCTGCTCCATTCCCGAAGTGTGGTCTCACAGAGATCCCAAGTTTGAGGGATCCCTGGTGccccatttacccaggtcgtcaggatcGGTCACCAAGTGAAGATTAACATCCCCAAATGTGGTTAATTTCTTTAATATCAGaggagacaaacttatcacacaagtcagagttattcttaaactaaatctttattcacttattaataagggagcaggtcaagacaacgcacacatataaagtgaatcaattgagtgctctacgataaCGATGGCTGGTCAACAAATCACCCCCAGATGATTTGTTGAGAGCCACGAtacaaaagtacaaaggtcttttacAGCCAAGATAaacccctttcaacctacatgaccaACAACAGATGCATAGAAcaggtcacaaggttaagatttgtatgagaGATAGTTATAAttctcagcagacagtatctgctgtaaaaacagtactctttgtgtagagaccagggtctggccctggggtcatctctccctggtaccatatagaacagaaacattaactcatgctctggaatgcggtctctttaggttttgtcacccaaaagacattgtaaatctcctgtcagtgttttctcccagaggcccatcctcagtagaacacagactcaatagttctaagaaccctctattctgttgcataaaacaaccatttgatccaATAAAagaattataacataatcttgcaattttgctctgtgtccactgaaagttgactagtaacaacaactgggacataaaagtcacccaccatgagacccactaaatctgcccaagaagaagACAACAAAAGAACTGGTgttacacatactgactaacgaggtgacaccaatcaatgcgccctacgtgctaacgagctatacgtgctaaagtccaacctcaaaacataaatggaaaaacgaaAGCCTGGAACACCTTCccccttaagacaacaaataAATCCTATAACttttgttggacaagtttgctcaccaccaacagaaaacaacttccattttacattataatcaactacaatgcttcaccttctacaatttaaacatggtgtctactggctgtcaacaattaaaaacaagaaaaaacacacatttctaaataataatatacaatcgtattatttttctcctttttcattctatagaatcctaaaactcactagcttctagaactctcgtcttcctaaaactcattAGCTTCTAGAACTGTCGTCCCCTTGGAatgagcccaaacaaaactcatctccaatacggaaaaccgtgcagtcaaaataaattgtgatccatggcaacgcaatggctaaacgcaaaactatgactgcccacccttgaaacaatcagcaaccaagttgtccttaacacggacatgtctgatttcaagaggaaactcctgcaataaccatagtaactttccacctcactgtggagcttctctctcttttcaggattcactcgataggcatgttgttggatcggggcccagtccccaatgtcatgctctagtacatttgggttggcacatatgagaattaaccctgatattctaaaaaCAGGGCAACAATGTCAACATAATTGTACCAAAAAACTGTCAGTTGGTTGCATAAACAATTATCATTACTTAATGTTACATGAAATGCAAATATGAAATATTTGATTGCATAGTAATATTTTCAGCggcttttcaattacattttgctaGTTGGGatagcccaatgtcaaaacacagttttaacgtgtccaaatcaataaccaatatgcagaaacagtttgggataaattgaaaacctaacaTGTGGTATATACAGAAACATCTGCCACAagaattttctttttttaaaacaagctccttataaactgcacaagcaccagaaacactgttgttttgacaagtagcaataaatcactgatatcgattagggggaaATCAGGTGtacgtgctgttgaaactaacaactAAAAAACACAcggaaatgggagatatcttttaactcactggttagaggacaacctgcagaagacagtcagctacatattGGAGTGGTGCATTTAAAtttaggggtcgctaaacaaaggaacacaacacttatttgtcataactcatcgatatcatgttgaaatcaattgattctgggaataatgtgtacatcactggttagaggacaactctTTTTTTGTTCGTCACTTtgtgttaaatcacataaataatactctttcaattcagagcctggatttctcCCAATGagcctaatatccatatcatgttgaaaccaATTGATAAGGGGgcaaacgtttagggttctacattgtgacattctgACTGACTGCAGAGTATATTAATATACTATATATTAAAACATTCTACACTGagacattaaaatactcctactacaatgttaaaacattctacattgtgacattaattcattgatatcatgaaacaactccttcatgtatcAATTTTCTGatatttgatcagagatctttattcagagtatctcttgtcacattgatcacagctataagatttctatcctgtgtgtgttctatggtgtatAGTCAGCTGGCTAGAAGTAGAAAAActcttgtcacattgatcacagctatgaggtttctctcctgtgtgtgttctatggtgtacagttagatagccagaagtagaaaaactcttcccacattgaccacagctataaggtttctctcctgtgtgtattctctggtgcactgtcagatggccagatcgaacaaaactcttcccacattgatcacagctataaggtttctctcctgtgtgtgttctctggtgtaatgtcagattgctagattgacaaaaactcttcccacattgattacagctataatatttctctcctgtgtgtgttctatggtgtatAGTTAGGCGGCTAGAAGTagaaaaactctttccacattgattacagctatacggtttctctcctgtgtgtgttctatggtgtatAGTTAGGAGGCTAGAAGttgaaaaactcttcccacattgattacagctatacggtttctctcctgtgtgtgttctatggtgtacagttagatagctagaagtagaaaaactcttcccacattgattacagctataagatttctctcctgtgtgtgttctctggtgttgagtcagTTGGCTAGAtttaacaaaactcttcccacattgatcacagctaaaaggtttctctcctgtgtgaattctTTGATGTATTTTAAGGTGTGATGAGTAGTTGAatcttttcccacagtcagagcagcggtGAGATTTCTTTcctgtgggtctctgctggtgtttcttgaggagtTCTGATTGGGAGAGACttttctctgcctcgtcagcatcatgatgttgttgaggctccccagaggatccactaTAGTCACGTCTTTCTCCTGTGTGAAcgacaaagtcagacagatggttaaaggtccacaacagcagaaatccactgtttatTTGAGGTAAAATGTGATGCCCAGAGCATACCCATgaagttgtacaacaattgacgtctgttaAATTTGAAAATTAAGCCAGTCAAGAAAGCAACAATAGTCAGATTTAGTCTTGTTTTCACAtttagtagtaacatcgatgattgCAGGCTACAAACACGTTTTTCAAGTTGTTGAaatcctaagcagtgtgccatatgacttttggtctccaatataggcccctttctgtgtttgctaaaattgcggcacgagggcgatgcagacacaatttgattgcagaaactcctccatgctaatgaggaaaccactagttatggatgtagaactatctggtaatgaggaaaccactagttatggatgtagtatatctgctaatgaggaaaccactagttatggatgtagtatatctggtaatgaggaaaccactagttatggatgtagtgtatctggtaatgaggaaaccactagttatgggtgtagtatatctggtaatgaggaaaccactagttatggataaattatatctggtaatgaggaaaccgctagttatggacgtagtatatctggtaatgaggataccgctagttatggatgtagtatatctggtaatgaggaaaccactagttatggatgtggtatatctggtaatgaggaaaccactagttatggatgtggtatatctgctaatgaggataccg includes the following:
- the LOC129842463 gene encoding gastrula zinc finger protein XlCGF17.1-like, which encodes MGERRDYSGSSGEPQQHHDADEAEKSLSQSELLKKHQQRPTGKKSHRCSDCGKRFNYSSHLKIHQRIHTGEKPFSCDQCGKSFVKSSQLTQHQRTHTGEKSYSCNQCGKSFSTSSYLTVHHRTHTGEKPYSCNQCGKSFSTSSLLTIHHRTHTGEKPYSCNQCGKSFSTSSRLTIHHRTHTGEKYYSCNQCGKSFCQSSNLTLHQRTHTGEKPYSCDQCGKSFVRSGHLTVHQRIHTGEKPYSCGQCGKSFSTSGYLTVHHRTHTGEKPHSCDQCDKSFSTSSQLTIHHRTHTG